A region of Sulfurovum sp. DNA encodes the following proteins:
- a CDS encoding MoxR family ATPase, whose product MSQTIQNIRKEISKVLVGQDKMVEGLLAGLLCRGHILLEGVPGLAKTTAVNAMAKTLGLNFKRVQFTPDLLPSDIIGTEIYDPSNNTFKIKQGPVFTNLLLADEINRAPAKVQSALLEVMQERQVTIGDETFKIDLPFLVMATQNPVEQEGAYELPEAQLDRFMMKVVVGYNTKKEELEIARRVANSSFEEIQQVATKEDLERIRKEAMEVHMDEEMEKYIIELVATTRNPKAYGLEELEAFIEFGASPRASIDMYKASRAIAYLKGQDYVSPLEIAYIAKEVLRHRIILSYEAQAEDVTQDYIIEKILAAVPIP is encoded by the coding sequence TTGAGTCAAACAATTCAAAATATTAGAAAAGAGATTTCCAAAGTTTTGGTCGGACAAGACAAGATGGTAGAGGGGCTACTTGCAGGTTTACTCTGTCGTGGACATATTCTGCTTGAGGGGGTTCCAGGGCTTGCTAAAACTACGGCAGTCAATGCTATGGCAAAGACACTTGGATTGAACTTCAAGCGTGTACAATTCACACCAGACCTGCTCCCTTCTGATATTATTGGAACAGAGATATATGATCCATCCAATAATACATTTAAGATTAAACAAGGACCAGTTTTTACCAATTTGCTCTTAGCCGATGAGATAAATCGTGCACCAGCAAAGGTACAGTCAGCCCTTTTGGAAGTAATGCAAGAGCGTCAAGTAACTATTGGTGATGAGACCTTTAAAATAGACCTACCATTTTTGGTTATGGCAACACAGAATCCTGTTGAACAAGAGGGGGCATATGAGCTTCCAGAGGCACAACTTGACCGTTTTATGATGAAGGTAGTTGTGGGCTATAATACTAAAAAAGAGGAACTTGAGATTGCCCGACGTGTAGCAAATAGTAGCTTTGAAGAGATACAGCAAGTAGCAACCAAAGAGGATCTTGAACGTATCCGGAAGGAAGCGATGGAAGTGCATATGGATGAAGAGATGGAGAAATATATTATCGAACTTGTTGCAACTACCCGTAATCCTAAAGCCTATGGGCTTGAGGAGCTTGAGGCATTCATTGAGTTTGGTGCTAGTCCACGTGCGAGTATCGATATGTACAAAGCTTCTCGTGCTATTGCTTACCTTAAAGGACAGGACTATGTTTCACCACTTGAGATTGCCTATATTGCTAAAGAAGTACTACGACACCGTATTATCCTCAGCTATGAAGCACAAGCAGAAGATGTGACACAGGATTATATTATTGAAAAAATATTAGCTGCTGTACCCATACCATAG
- a CDS encoding DUF58 domain-containing protein: MNKAVKKIALKTKKQVYGDMLGNNASLFQGEGFEFAELREYVYGDDIRKIDWKTTAKLGKPFVKIYKEERELNVVVVTIMSGSIYFGTVKQKSDTAAEIVATLGFSAVKNADLFSHLIFADKLYSISKPSKKLFSVHKAVEEVIQFDPLGKPADYKALVEMLNSRLKKKALLFIISDFVGDIDLKLLSKKHDVFAVMVRDRFEEDPNELGYLRLIDMETKQSLEGNIDSSMLKHYKKALLKNDEKLYRQFKKQGIRFTKVYTHENAAINLMKRMKR, encoded by the coding sequence TTGAACAAAGCAGTTAAGAAGATTGCCTTAAAGACCAAAAAGCAGGTTTATGGTGATATGCTTGGAAACAATGCTTCACTTTTTCAAGGTGAGGGTTTTGAGTTTGCTGAGTTGCGTGAGTATGTCTATGGAGATGATATCCGAAAGATTGATTGGAAGACAACTGCAAAGCTTGGTAAGCCTTTTGTTAAGATTTATAAAGAGGAGCGTGAACTCAATGTAGTTGTAGTGACAATCATGAGTGGGTCAATCTATTTTGGTACAGTGAAACAAAAAAGTGATACTGCTGCAGAGATAGTGGCAACATTGGGTTTCTCAGCAGTTAAAAATGCTGATCTTTTTTCACATTTAATTTTTGCAGATAAGCTCTATAGCATTAGTAAACCAAGCAAGAAGCTCTTTTCGGTACATAAGGCAGTTGAAGAGGTGATACAATTTGATCCGTTAGGAAAACCAGCAGATTATAAGGCACTGGTAGAAATGCTTAATAGTCGCCTAAAAAAGAAAGCACTGCTTTTCATTATCTCAGACTTTGTTGGTGATATTGACTTGAAACTTTTAAGCAAGAAGCATGATGTTTTTGCTGTGATGGTACGCGATAGGTTTGAAGAAGATCCAAATGAATTGGGCTATTTGCGTCTGATAGATATGGAGACAAAGCAGAGTCTTGAAGGCAATATTGATAGCAGTATGTTAAAGCATTATAAAAAGGCATTACTTAAAAATGATGAGAAGCTCTACAGACAGTTCAAGAAGCAGGGTATACGTTTTACAAAGGTTTATACCCATGAAAATGCTGCAATCAATCTGATGAAGAGGATGAAGAGATAA
- a CDS encoding VWA domain-containing protein encodes MSQFSFEYPLIFLVILLFVVCARWCKERSRAIFFPHVATLIVGEKHKSTLLLWLKWVGIVLAITALASPVITKSYTNSKKEGHDIVLVIDSSDSMRQIGFDRNKPLNNKFDVVKEVVEDFIEKRENDRIGIVTFADVAFIASPLTFEKKFLTDITRMQKLGVAGKRTAINDALVQAYNLLNKSKAKSKIIILLTDGIDNMSKVPFLDVKSMIEKQKVKLYTIGIGGLHDYDAQYLEALAKAGHAEAFGARDAHMLEQIYAEIDKMEASKLNNKKVIEHTYLYVYPLFLAVLSLLLFLYFRNQKGV; translated from the coding sequence ATGAGTCAATTTAGTTTTGAATATCCATTAATATTTTTAGTTATATTGCTCTTTGTGGTGTGTGCCAGATGGTGCAAGGAGCGGAGTCGTGCAATCTTTTTCCCTCATGTGGCAACACTGATTGTAGGAGAAAAACACAAAAGTACTTTGTTGTTATGGTTAAAATGGGTTGGTATTGTTTTGGCAATAACAGCATTGGCATCACCGGTGATTACAAAGAGTTATACCAACTCTAAAAAAGAGGGGCACGACATTGTGCTGGTTATTGATAGTTCTGATTCGATGCGTCAAATAGGTTTTGACCGCAACAAACCACTTAATAATAAATTTGATGTGGTTAAAGAGGTGGTTGAAGATTTTATTGAGAAGCGAGAGAATGACCGTATTGGTATTGTGACTTTTGCTGATGTAGCATTTATTGCTTCGCCGTTGACTTTTGAGAAAAAGTTCCTAACTGATATTACGCGTATGCAGAAGCTTGGTGTGGCAGGAAAACGTACCGCTATTAATGATGCACTTGTACAAGCATATAATCTTTTGAACAAGAGTAAAGCCAAGAGTAAGATTATTATTCTTCTGACAGATGGTATTGACAATATGAGTAAAGTGCCATTTCTTGATGTTAAGAGTATGATTGAAAAACAAAAAGTAAAACTCTACACTATTGGTATTGGTGGATTACATGACTATGATGCACAGTACTTAGAAGCTCTTGCTAAAGCAGGACATGCAGAAGCATTTGGTGCACGTGATGCCCATATGCTAGAGCAGATCTATGCCGAGATTGATAAGATGGAGGCAAGTAAACTCAACAATAAAAAGGTTATAGAGCATACTTACCTTTACGTCTACCCACTCTTTTTAGCAGTACTAAGTTTATTGTTGTTTCTCTATTTTAGAAATCAAAAAGGAGTATAG
- a CDS encoding VWA domain-containing protein, with protein sequence MEFVYPYLFWIMIIPFVIFMVLVSTNKEHLSRIFDTKVLKRLSAGDESMPQRLRNIILFMAIFFMIVALARPVVNEGEKSVQIQGLTVLSALDISGSMRSKDTYPNRLEFAKKKMMTFFDDMPSDEVGVAAFAYSSFVLAPFTSDKETLKMIIEGVDDSYINMGSTDFAALGELAAELLKEKKPKILVLFTDGGDEEAIAGFSDILKENKIDLYVVLVGTKQGAPVLDTNGRTMKLKDGSIAITQRNDALGLLAKENGAYVIAGNGKGDMKKLTNVIHAKYKMQEQGKVKIYQRSEYFYYPLALALLLLIIGLSSLPQFSMNNGGKS encoded by the coding sequence ATGGAATTTGTCTATCCATATCTTTTTTGGATCATGATCATACCTTTTGTTATTTTTATGGTATTGGTCTCAACCAATAAAGAGCATCTTTCACGTATTTTTGATACCAAAGTACTAAAGCGTTTAAGTGCAGGAGACGAGAGTATGCCTCAGAGATTGCGTAACATTATTCTTTTTATGGCAATCTTCTTTATGATTGTGGCACTGGCACGCCCTGTGGTGAATGAAGGTGAGAAGAGTGTGCAGATACAGGGGTTGACAGTATTGAGCGCATTGGATATCTCTGGTTCAATGCGAAGTAAAGATACTTACCCTAATCGTTTAGAGTTTGCCAAAAAGAAAATGATGACATTCTTTGATGACATGCCAAGTGATGAAGTTGGTGTGGCAGCATTTGCTTATAGCTCTTTTGTGCTTGCCCCTTTTACCAGTGACAAAGAGACACTTAAAATGATTATTGAGGGAGTTGATGACTCCTATATTAATATGGGTTCAACTGATTTTGCAGCACTAGGTGAGCTAGCAGCAGAACTGTTGAAAGAAAAAAAGCCAAAAATTCTTGTACTCTTTACTGATGGTGGAGACGAAGAAGCAATTGCTGGTTTTTCTGATATTCTCAAGGAAAATAAGATAGACCTCTATGTAGTACTGGTAGGTACCAAGCAAGGAGCACCAGTACTTGATACTAATGGCAGGACAATGAAACTCAAAGATGGTAGTATCGCTATTACTCAGCGCAATGATGCACTTGGACTCCTTGCTAAAGAGAATGGTGCCTATGTAATTGCTGGGAACGGAAAAGGTGATATGAAAAAACTTACCAATGTAATACATGCAAAATATAAAATGCAAGAGCAGGGAAAAGTAAAGATATATCAGCGCAGTGAGTATTTTTACTATCCATTGGCACTGGCACTACTTTTATTAATAATAGGGTTGAGTTCGCTACCACAATTTTCAATGAACAATGGAGGTAAATCATGA
- a CDS encoding tetratricopeptide repeat protein, whose product MKYKKYLIFFTLFCSLSTTLYGNLTDFKTIKEAKQAYSEKKYTKSAMLYDSLDKALPQKSYDAGNAYYKSKNYDASLKAYEMAKGKGVDEAQRLHNVGNVHFMKNELDKAIEAYEKALHIKEDKDTRFNLELAKKKKKQQNQKKKQQQKQNKDQKKNNKQNKNKNKKNQKRHDQNNKKQNNKQEDSKKKKNQNKKDDKKKRKSGKEQKPKNKKEDQASSQTKEQKKKMNQEEKLKQAELKRLLKKMGQKKAPTMMYQMGGRRKPKKRKDIKPW is encoded by the coding sequence ATGAAGTATAAAAAATATTTAATATTTTTTACCCTTTTTTGTTCTTTGTCTACTACCCTCTATGGAAATTTGACAGACTTTAAGACTATTAAAGAGGCAAAACAAGCCTACAGTGAAAAGAAATATACCAAAAGTGCAATGCTCTACGACTCTCTAGACAAAGCACTTCCGCAAAAGTCATATGATGCAGGTAATGCTTACTATAAGTCTAAAAACTATGATGCATCACTTAAGGCATATGAAATGGCTAAAGGCAAAGGAGTTGATGAGGCACAGCGTTTACACAATGTGGGAAATGTTCATTTTATGAAAAATGAATTGGATAAGGCAATTGAAGCCTACGAGAAGGCACTTCACATCAAAGAGGATAAAGATACTCGCTTTAACCTAGAGCTTGCAAAGAAAAAAAAGAAACAACAAAATCAGAAGAAGAAACAGCAGCAAAAACAGAATAAAGATCAGAAAAAAAACAATAAACAGAATAAAAATAAAAATAAAAAAAATCAAAAAAGGCATGATCAAAACAACAAGAAGCAAAACAATAAGCAAGAAGATTCTAAAAAGAAAAAAAATCAAAATAAGAAAGATGATAAGAAAAAACGTAAGTCTGGCAAAGAACAAAAACCTAAAAATAAAAAAGAGGATCAGGCTTCTAGTCAGACCAAAGAACAGAAAAAGAAGATGAATCAGGAAGAGAAACTCAAGCAAGCAGAGTTAAAGCGTCTACTTAAGAAGATGGGACAAAAGAAGGCTCCAACAATGATGTATCAGATGGGTGGCAGAAGAAAGCCCAAAAAGAGAAAGGATATAAAACCGTGGTAA
- a CDS encoding BatD family protein yields MKKLLSILCIFYCSITTLLSAASVEAVVSPKEAVQGNPVQLKIIAEGEGIGFPQIDTINGVPVESRGMTRQTSIQIINGKETQTHTTTLVLTFAPKSDMTIPVYTVKIDGKEYQTKPIALKVTKSTAPQGLNNEALMLMMKVDKHEIVMGEPVVATVYLSVRSDMRLSNRSQYNRPSFKGFFIKNTGKPKFYMKGNYRIREFRYILMPQKEGHYILDSATARVALLNANRRNIFGHFSNRRWREVQSNTFDIDVKPIPQDTDLVGHFYIENKIDKTETKENKPVNLTVTIEGDGNLEDYEMLNYDIDGVMIYSDDAEVSTRVIGTKLKSTYIKKFTFIGDHDFKIPSQILTVYDPQSKETKILKIPEYNIKVEARHATTTTVSASKAKEDHPGEIQTNLKLSSADMGEHSAKETMTVEKMPSWWMLLIAFFVGIVTTYLTTKLKWQPKVATFNEKDALKVLYAHMSEDPKAEAMVRKLYAKKNGQKNIVIDKKELKALMKKYIK; encoded by the coding sequence ATGAAAAAATTATTATCGATATTATGCATTTTTTATTGTTCGATAACCACTCTTCTCTCGGCGGCAAGCGTGGAAGCAGTAGTGAGTCCAAAAGAAGCTGTACAAGGCAACCCTGTACAGCTAAAGATTATTGCTGAGGGTGAAGGGATTGGGTTTCCACAAATTGATACCATTAATGGTGTACCAGTAGAGAGTAGAGGCATGACACGACAGACCTCTATACAGATTATTAATGGAAAAGAGACACAGACACACACAACTACTCTTGTTTTGACCTTTGCGCCCAAAAGTGATATGACTATTCCTGTCTATACAGTCAAAATAGATGGAAAAGAGTATCAGACTAAGCCAATTGCTTTAAAGGTTACAAAGTCAACTGCACCACAGGGTCTCAACAATGAAGCATTAATGTTAATGATGAAAGTGGATAAGCATGAGATCGTTATGGGTGAGCCAGTAGTGGCAACAGTCTATTTGTCTGTACGTAGTGATATGCGTCTTTCAAATCGTTCACAATATAATCGTCCCTCTTTTAAAGGATTTTTCATCAAAAATACAGGAAAGCCTAAATTTTACATGAAGGGCAATTATCGTATTAGAGAATTTAGATATATTCTTATGCCACAAAAAGAAGGACACTACATACTTGATTCAGCAACTGCTAGAGTGGCATTACTCAATGCAAATAGAAGAAATATATTTGGTCACTTTTCTAATAGAAGATGGAGAGAAGTACAGTCAAATACATTTGATATTGATGTAAAACCTATACCACAAGATACTGACTTGGTAGGGCATTTTTATATTGAGAATAAGATTGATAAGACAGAGACCAAAGAGAATAAACCAGTTAATTTGACTGTGACTATTGAAGGGGATGGCAACCTTGAAGATTATGAAATGTTAAATTATGATATTGATGGAGTAATGATCTATAGTGATGATGCAGAGGTATCAACTAGAGTGATTGGAACGAAGCTTAAGAGTACCTATATCAAGAAATTTACTTTTATTGGTGATCATGATTTTAAAATTCCATCACAAATATTGACAGTATATGATCCTCAAAGTAAAGAGACAAAAATACTGAAGATACCCGAATATAACATTAAAGTAGAGGCAAGACATGCCACAACTACGACAGTTTCTGCCTCTAAGGCCAAAGAGGATCATCCTGGAGAGATTCAGACCAATTTAAAGCTATCTTCAGCTGATATGGGCGAGCATAGTGCCAAAGAAACTATGACTGTTGAGAAGATGCCCTCATGGTGGATGCTCCTTATTGCATTTTTTGTGGGCATAGTAACAACATATTTGACAACAAAGTTAAAATGGCAACCTAAGGTAGCTACATTCAACGAGAAGGATGCCCTAAAAGTACTCTATGCCCACATGAGTGAAGACCCCAAGGCTGAAGCAATGGTTCGCAAGCTTTATGCCAAGAAAAATGGACAAAAAAATATTGTTATTGATAAAAAAGAGCTTAAGGCACTTATGAAGAAATATATAAAGTGA
- a CDS encoding prephenate dehydrogenase — MSVTQIGIVGLGLMGGSLSLALKKTHSSYYFIGLDHNPRHCSQALRLGLVNEIVDSLEALSHCDIIILTVPVDSIIAIIKEFKPTNANCTVIDLGSTKAKISESIPKEIRHLFVTAHPMTGTEKFGPTAALSDLYKEKVIVFCDIEKSGKNQQKTAKNLFTKIGMKLVYMGTKEHDRHAAFISHMPHALSYALANTVMRQEDPESIVALAGGGFRDMSRIAKSSPNMWEDVFRQNKENILEAIGYFQKELKLCKKMVENEEWESLNAWMEEANKLHDIL, encoded by the coding sequence ATGTCGGTAACACAGATTGGTATTGTTGGACTAGGGCTTATGGGAGGCTCACTCTCTCTTGCACTCAAGAAGACACATTCCTCCTACTACTTTATCGGGCTTGATCACAATCCAAGGCACTGTTCACAGGCATTGAGGTTGGGACTAGTAAATGAAATAGTCGATTCCCTTGAAGCACTTAGTCACTGTGATATTATCATCTTGACAGTCCCAGTTGATAGCATCATTGCTATTATCAAAGAGTTCAAACCTACCAATGCTAACTGTACTGTAATTGATTTAGGGAGCACTAAAGCAAAGATTTCTGAGAGTATTCCAAAAGAGATACGACATCTTTTTGTCACCGCTCACCCCATGACTGGGACAGAAAAGTTTGGTCCTACTGCTGCCCTCTCTGATCTTTATAAAGAAAAAGTCATTGTATTTTGTGATATAGAAAAAAGTGGAAAAAACCAACAAAAAACTGCTAAAAATCTCTTTACTAAAATTGGTATGAAGTTGGTCTATATGGGGACCAAGGAGCATGACAGGCATGCTGCATTTATTTCTCATATGCCTCATGCACTCAGCTATGCGCTTGCCAATACTGTTATGCGACAAGAAGACCCAGAAAGCATTGTTGCTCTTGCAGGTGGTGGATTTAGAGATATGAGTCGTATTGCCAAGTCAAGCCCTAATATGTGGGAAGATGTCTTTAGACAAAATAAGGAAAATATACTTGAAGCAATTGGATATTTTCAAAAAGAACTAAAACTATGTAAAAAAATGGTAGAGAACGAAGAGTGGGAATCACTCAATGCATGGATGGAGGAGGCAAATAAGCTTCATGACATTCTTTGA
- the bamA gene encoding outer membrane protein assembly factor BamA: MIKKILLSWTLISSFLLAQKIIQIKFEGLSHLSYRAALEVAGLQVGDEISIKKVNKAIVNFYNQGYFEDVWVDRENKKLIFHFKEKVAIANVEIEGVGSEDEANKLLQSIGLKKGDLYDERRIKKAKKLLSKQLQAMGSYDSVIEVTKASVGDHAVSLVFSVNMGEKIKIKQINFIGAKALNGSELEYQLANKEEDFLGWMPFRNNGEAHVDQLEYDAYRLKETYMKHGYIDAEVSKPLMRVDYSNYTATIDYRIKEGLQYRIGEVGISKNIPEVDTQKLLSEFKSKQGKIFNVNYMRKDMEMIKNTVGNLGYAYAKISPQMRKDEAKKVIDLQYIVQLGKKVHVRDVLISGNNRTKDRVIRRCIYLAPGDFFSTIDLKDSKNALGRTGFFKNVDIQSQRISEDEVDLLVKVKETSTGTISLGGGYGSYEKLMLNTSVSEKNLFGTGITGNFRFDVSKISKSYNLSFVNPKVWDSMYNLGMTLYKREREYRDFNNTEDALWMEDTLGASLRIGRQFYRHIHASIGAGYTDNQSEYNDNTDKSSYLTRFLYDDKYTKVSSFVSLSWDNTDDYYVPREGYIGSINVELASINGLDYNTTIYPKGYGNFVKIDTKFGIYYGMEDWIDYDLILRFKARGTYIQKDDDTKKLPIAERVFMGGVGSVRGYKPYSISPSMDTAKDNKNNRIGGTYRTSATVEASIPFSEAAKMRLAFFYDIGMIGSSDKRYFDSDTKMVKVKRFDNIIRSSAGVAIEWQSGFGPITLVFGYALDNKPSDKTQTFEFSMGTKF, from the coding sequence GTGATCAAAAAAATTCTACTCTCATGGACGTTAATAAGTTCTTTTTTACTTGCACAGAAGATTATACAGATTAAGTTTGAAGGGTTAAGTCATCTGTCTTATCGGGCAGCACTTGAAGTGGCAGGCTTACAAGTTGGTGATGAGATAAGCATTAAAAAAGTGAATAAGGCAATTGTTAATTTCTATAACCAAGGTTATTTTGAGGATGTATGGGTTGACAGAGAAAATAAAAAACTTATCTTTCACTTTAAAGAGAAGGTAGCTATTGCTAATGTGGAGATTGAAGGGGTAGGATCAGAAGATGAAGCCAATAAATTACTTCAGAGTATTGGATTAAAAAAAGGTGATTTGTATGATGAGAGACGTATTAAAAAGGCAAAAAAACTTCTTTCTAAACAGCTTCAAGCTATGGGAAGCTATGATTCGGTGATCGAGGTAACTAAAGCCTCTGTAGGAGATCATGCTGTATCACTGGTTTTTAGTGTAAATATGGGAGAGAAGATTAAGATTAAACAAATTAACTTTATAGGTGCAAAAGCATTGAATGGAAGTGAACTTGAGTATCAGCTTGCAAACAAAGAAGAGGATTTTTTAGGATGGATGCCTTTTCGGAATAATGGTGAGGCACATGTTGACCAGCTAGAGTATGATGCATATAGGCTTAAAGAAACCTACATGAAGCATGGGTATATTGATGCCGAAGTAAGCAAGCCACTCATGAGAGTAGACTACAGCAATTATACTGCTACAATTGATTATAGAATTAAAGAGGGATTGCAGTATCGTATTGGTGAGGTGGGTATCTCTAAGAATATACCAGAAGTGGATACCCAAAAGCTTCTTTCTGAATTTAAATCAAAACAAGGAAAAATCTTTAACGTGAATTATATGCGTAAAGATATGGAAATGATAAAAAATACTGTAGGTAACCTTGGATATGCCTATGCAAAAATTTCCCCACAGATGCGAAAAGATGAGGCAAAAAAGGTCATAGACCTTCAATATATTGTACAGTTAGGCAAGAAAGTACATGTTCGTGATGTTCTAATCTCGGGGAACAATAGAACAAAAGACCGAGTAATTAGACGTTGTATCTATTTGGCTCCAGGAGACTTTTTTAGTACGATAGATCTCAAGGATAGTAAAAATGCACTTGGACGGACTGGGTTTTTTAAAAATGTAGATATCCAGAGCCAGCGCATTTCAGAGGATGAGGTTGATCTTCTTGTTAAAGTTAAAGAGACTTCAACAGGAACAATTTCTTTAGGAGGTGGCTATGGATCCTATGAGAAATTGATGCTTAATACCAGTGTCTCTGAAAAAAATCTTTTTGGTACGGGGATTACCGGAAACTTTCGCTTTGATGTTTCCAAAATTTCTAAAAGTTATAATCTCTCTTTTGTAAACCCAAAAGTATGGGATAGTATGTATAATTTAGGAATGACTCTCTACAAAAGAGAGCGTGAATATCGTGACTTTAATAATACAGAAGATGCATTATGGATGGAAGATACACTAGGCGCTTCACTCAGAATTGGTAGGCAATTTTATAGACATATCCATGCCTCAATAGGGGCAGGGTATACTGACAATCAGTCTGAATACAATGATAATACAGATAAGAGTAGCTATCTGACACGATTTCTTTATGATGATAAATATACAAAAGTATCAAGTTTTGTAAGCCTCTCTTGGGATAATACAGATGATTATTATGTTCCTCGTGAAGGCTATATTGGCTCTATCAATGTAGAGCTTGCTTCAATAAATGGTTTGGATTATAATACTACTATTTATCCAAAAGGTTATGGTAATTTTGTAAAGATTGATACAAAGTTTGGTATTTACTATGGCATGGAAGACTGGATTGATTATGATTTAATATTACGCTTTAAAGCAAGGGGAACCTATATCCAAAAGGATGATGATACGAAAAAACTACCAATTGCAGAGAGAGTGTTTATGGGAGGAGTAGGCAGTGTACGAGGCTATAAGCCATACTCAATCTCTCCAAGCATGGATACTGCCAAAGATAATAAAAATAATAGAATAGGCGGTACCTACAGAACTTCTGCAACAGTTGAAGCGAGTATTCCATTCTCAGAAGCTGCAAAAATGCGTCTGGCATTTTTTTATGATATTGGTATGATTGGCTCTAGTGATAAACGATACTTTGATTCTGACACAAAAATGGTAAAAGTGAAACGCTTTGATAATATTATACGTTCATCTGCAGGTGTAGCGATAGAGTGGCAATCTGGTTTTGGTCCAATTACCCTTGTCTTTGGGTATGCCCTTGACAATAAACCAAGCGATAAAACTCAAACTTTTGAGTTTTCGATGGGGACAAAGTTCTAA
- a CDS encoding YfhL family 4Fe-4S dicluster ferredoxin — translation MALIIADECIACDACREECPNEAIEENDPIYIIDSDRCTECIGHYDEPQCIAVCPVDCIIPDPDNVENIEELKFKFNKLQEEE, via the coding sequence ATGGCTCTAATAATTGCCGATGAATGTATTGCCTGTGATGCCTGCAGAGAAGAGTGTCCCAATGAGGCCATAGAGGAGAATGATCCAATCTATATAATTGATTCAGACCGTTGTACTGAGTGTATCGGACATTATGATGAACCACAATGTATTGCGGTATGTCCCGTTGATTGCATCATTCCAGACCCTGACAATGTTGAGAATATTGAGGAGTTAAAGTTTAAATTTAATAAGCTCCAAGAAGAAGAGTAG
- the hsrA gene encoding homeostatic response regulator transcription factor HsrA: MRVLIMEDDTQLGETLCSLLVENNFQCDVSESIDDTKYYLDIRNYDLVLLGWGATSPNSALNIISNIKKEAHKTSVIVISERHDKESEIEALYSGADDYIRKPLDNDILLVRIEARLRFGVSNIIEIEDLIINPEEEKIIYQGNEIELKGKPFEVLTHLAIHKDQIVSKEQLLDAIWEEPELVTPNVIEVAINQIRQKMDKPLDITTIETVRRRGYRFCFPKKIS, translated from the coding sequence ATGAGAGTATTAATCATGGAAGACGATACGCAATTGGGTGAAACACTCTGTAGCCTTTTGGTTGAAAATAATTTCCAGTGTGATGTCTCTGAAAGTATAGATGATACAAAATACTACCTCGACATCCGAAACTATGACCTAGTACTACTTGGGTGGGGGGCTACCTCACCAAACAGTGCTCTCAATATTATCAGTAACATTAAAAAAGAAGCACACAAGACCTCTGTCATTGTAATCTCCGAACGTCATGACAAAGAGAGTGAAATTGAAGCACTATACTCGGGTGCTGATGATTACATTCGAAAACCACTAGATAATGATATTCTTTTGGTTCGCATTGAAGCAAGGTTACGTTTTGGTGTTTCCAATATTATTGAAATTGAGGATCTAATTATCAATCCCGAAGAGGAGAAAATTATCTATCAAGGTAATGAGATCGAGCTAAAAGGAAAACCTTTTGAGGTACTAACCCATCTTGCTATACACAAGGATCAAATTGTCTCTAAAGAACAACTACTTGATGCCATTTGGGAAGAGCCTGAACTGGTCACACCTAATGTTATTGAGGTAGCAATCAATCAGATACGCCAAAAAATGGATAAACCACTTGACATTACCACTATTGAAACAGTCAGACGACGGGGATACCGTTTCTGTTTCCCTAAAAAAATAAGCTAG
- a CDS encoding FolB domain-containing protein, protein MTIHIEALTFNAIIGILDFEREHTQRVVIDLEIIYDYKKGSFIDYSTLCHMITTKIQGARYKLLEDALLELEMLIITDFPQITSLYLKITKPDILKNATVALSQHWNY, encoded by the coding sequence ATGACCATCCATATAGAAGCACTCACCTTCAATGCAATCATAGGTATACTTGACTTCGAACGAGAACATACACAGCGGGTAGTTATTGACCTAGAGATTATCTATGACTATAAAAAGGGTAGCTTTATTGATTATAGTACATTGTGCCATATGATTACAACAAAAATACAAGGGGCACGTTATAAGCTCCTTGAGGATGCATTGCTTGAACTTGAAATGCTTATCATCACAGACTTCCCTCAAATTACTTCTCTCTACTTAAAAATTACCAAACCTGACATCTTAAAAAATGCAACTGTAGCGCTCTCTCAGCACTGGAATTACTAA